One genomic segment of Danio aesculapii chromosome 15, fDanAes4.1, whole genome shotgun sequence includes these proteins:
- the nherf4a gene encoding Na(+)/H(+) exchange regulatory cofactor NHE-RF3, with the protein MLHLNVYLAPSQHPGLRRIMRFTAETVDAPDLPKKFTFNPKEGIDNPALVISDDKEPDVQPRLCVLRREEGQGFGFYLSRDAGRRRGHVVRQVEPWSSAERAGLRVGEHVLEVNEDFVDDKEHSTVVLKVQASGLKLYLLVLSAQDYEFAVSEGRDLVSLARSYRPEGCSRPRLCHITKEPGSGLGLSIIPIEGARGRYRLSPVTDGPAERAGVQNGDRLIWINGVSISVISYAALAKMVKKCEKHLTVLVIDSRSEEIYNRMGLPIIPAFAETHNLPYRPKTLHLTQGSQGYGFLLRQEKLRSGRIAHVLREIDPCSPAETAGMEDGEIVLAVNGEQVEDAEHEGIVSKIRQSGQQVTLTTISIAGRDFYTQLAMSPLLFYDDHIPKCEPFTTLASQHPEGHQNPPHPRLCELHKEGTGFGFNLGCVENKPGTYISQVVSGSTGEKAGLRKWDVLVEVNGQNVEEEYFDEVVRLIKGGGSPLRLLVVDGLHYEKLRNTRQTINSGLNNKVPDASQDDFV; encoded by the exons AAAGTTCACCTTCAACCCGAAAGAAGGCATTGACAATCCTGCTTTGGTGATCTCTGATGACAAAG AGCCAGATGTGCAGCCGCGGCTGTGTGTCCTGAGGCGGGAGGAGGGCCAGGGCTTCGGCTTCTACCTGAGCCGGGACGCGGGACGCCGCAGAGGGCATGTGGTGCGGCAGGTGGAGCCTTGGAGCAGCGCAGAACGGGCTGGACTGAGGGTCGGAGAACATGTTTTGGAGGTCAATGAGGACTTTGTGGATGACAAGGAACACTCGACT GTAGTGCTGAAGGTGCAGGCGTCTGGACTGAAGCTCTATCTGTTAGTTCTGAGTGCTCAGGATTATGAGTTTGCAGTTTCGGAGGGAAGAGACCTTGTGTCGCTTGCCAGATCTTATCGTCCTGAGGGCTGCTCTCGCCCGCGGTTATGCCACATCACTAAAGAGCCTGGCAGCGGTTTGGGCCTCAGCATCATTCCTATTGAAG GAGCACGAGGCCGATATCGCCTGAGCCCAGTGACTGATGGTCCAGCTGAAAGAGCAGGCGTCCAGAATGGAGACAGGCTTATCTGGATCAatggagtctcgatttctgtcaTCTCATATGCAGCACTGGCCAAAATG GTGAAGAAATGTGAAAAGCATCTGACCGTCTTGGTAATTGACAGCAGGAGTGAAGAGATTTATAATCGCATGGGATTACCCATAATTCCTGCTTTTGCCGAAACCCATAATCTGCCCTACAGACCAAAAACACTCCACCTGACTCAAGGATCACAGGGATATGGGTTCCTCTTAAGGCAAGAGAAGTTACGATCAGGACGCATTG CTCATGTATTACGAGAGATCGACCCCTGCAGCCCAGCTGAGACTGCAGGAATGGAGGATGGAGAAATTGTGCTCGCGGTGAACGGAGAGCAGGTGGAGGATGCGGAGCATGAGGGCATCGTCAGCAAAATACGGCAAAGCGGCCAGCAGGTCACCCTCACCACCATCTCCATCGCTGGCAGAGACTTTTACACACAG CTGGCGATGTCTCCATTGCTGTTCTATGACGATCACATACCAAAGTGTGAACCGTTCACTACACTGGCTTCACAACATCCTGAGGGACACCAAAATCCCCCGCATCCTCGACTTTGTGAGCTTCATAAGGAGGGTACGGGATTCGGCTTCAACCTTGGCTGTGTTGAAAATAAGCCTGGGACTTATATCAGCCAG GTGGTGTCTGGGAGCACAGGAGAGAAAGCCGGGCTGCGTAAATGGGATGTGCTGGTAGAAGTGAATGGACAGAATGTTGAGGAAGAATATTTTGATGAGGTGGTGAGACTGATAAAAGGAGGAGGATCACCTCTCAGGTTGCTGGTGGTGGATGGACTGCATTATGAGAAATTAAGAAACACCAGGCAGACCATAAATTCGGGACTTAATAACAAG GTTCCAGACGCTTCACAAGATGATTTTGTGTGA
- the phykpl gene encoding 5-phosphohydroxy-L-lysine phospho-lyase isoform X1: MAVELFHKNETLQMRKKLIAQSCRLFFSHDPVKIVRARGQYLYDENGTQYLDCISNVQHVGHSHPSITQVAGTQMDLLNTNTRFLHDNIVQYADRLAATLPKKLSVFYFVNSGSEANDLALRLARQYTQHQDVIVLDHAYHGHLTSLIDISPYKFRKLEGQKEWVHVAPLPDTYHGIYREDHPDPGQAYADTVKSLIEEAHKKGRMISSFFAESLPSVGGQIIFPAGYCKRVAEYVHEAGGVYVADEIQTGFGRVGSNFWAFQLEGEDFCPDIVTMGKPMGNGHPIACVVTSEEIAGAFTANGVEYFNTFGGNPVSCAIGLAVLDVIEKEDLRGNAVRVGGHLKQLLLHLQEKHLLIGDVRGVGLFIGMELVKDRESREPATEEAAHLVRRLKEDRIVMSTDGPWDSVIKFKPPMCFSMEDANRVVICIDQILREMEDVQKEDCGKS, encoded by the exons ATGGCTGTAGAACTTTTTCACAAAAATGAGACTTTGCAAATGCGCAAGAAGCTGATTGC ACAGTCCTGCAGACTCTTTTTCTCCCATGATCCTGTGAAAATAGTCCGTGCTCGAGGTCAATATTTATATGACGAGAATGGCACACAGTATTTAGACTGCATTAGTAATGTTCAACATG TGGGTCACAGTCACCCCAGCATCACCCAGGTGGCTGGCACTCAGATGGatcttctgaacacaaacacTAGATTCCTTCATGATAATATAGTGCAGTATGCCGATCGACTGGCCGCCACTCTGCCGAAGAAACTTTCTGTCTTCTATTTTGTCAACTCGGG ATCAGAGGCTAACGATCTGGCCTTGAGACTGGCCCGTCAGTACACCCAACATCAGGATGTCATCGTTCTAGATCA TGCATATCATGGACATCTCACCTCGCTTATTGATATCAGCCCATACAAGTTCAGGAAACTGGAAGGCCAGAAAGAGTGGGTTCATGTG GCACCTCTCCCTGATACTTACCATGGCATCTATCGAGAAGACCATCCTGACCCTGGACAGGCTTATGCAGACACGGTCAAAAGTCTGATTGAGGAGGCGCATAAGAAAGGTCGCATG ATTTCATCTTTTTTTGCTGAGTCATTACCCAGTGTTGGAGGTCAAATCATTTTCCCAGCTGGTTATTGTAAAAGAGTAGCAGA ATATGTTCATGAAGCAGGAGGAGTTTATGTGGCAGATGAGATTCAGACAGGCTTTGGTCGTGTCGGGAGTAATTTCTGGGCATTTCAGCTTGAAGGTGAAGATTTCTGCCCTGACATTGTGACCATGGGCAAACCAATGGGCAACGGCCATCCCATTGCATGTGTGGTCACTTCAGAAGAGATCGCTGGTGCTTTTACAGCCAATGGAGTGGAGTACTTCAACACA TTTGGAGGTAACCCAGTGTCCTGCGCCATTGGTCTGGCAGTTTTAGATGTGATAGAGAAAGAAGATCTCAGAGGCAATGCTGTGCGTGTCGGAGGTCATCTTAAACAGCTGCTCCTTCATCTTCAGGAAAAACATCTACTCATCGGAGATGTGcg TGGTGTTGGGCTGTTTATAGGTATGGAGCTTGTTAAAGACAGAGAGTCCCGAGAACCAGCAACAGAAGAAGCAGCACATCTAGTCCGAAG GCTGAAAGAGGATCGTATAGTGATGAGCACAGATGGACCATGGGACAGTGTCATCAAATTCAAACCGCCAATGTGCTTCAGCATGGAGGACGCTAACAGAGTCGTTATATGCATTGACCAAATACTTAGAG AAATGGAGGATGTCCAAAAAGAGGACTGTGGAAAAAGTTGA
- the phykpl gene encoding 5-phosphohydroxy-L-lysine phospho-lyase isoform X2: MDLLNTNTRFLHDNIVQYADRLAATLPKKLSVFYFVNSGSEANDLALRLARQYTQHQDVIVLDHAYHGHLTSLIDISPYKFRKLEGQKEWVHVAPLPDTYHGIYREDHPDPGQAYADTVKSLIEEAHKKGRMISSFFAESLPSVGGQIIFPAGYCKRVAEYVHEAGGVYVADEIQTGFGRVGSNFWAFQLEGEDFCPDIVTMGKPMGNGHPIACVVTSEEIAGAFTANGVEYFNTFGGNPVSCAIGLAVLDVIEKEDLRGNAVRVGGHLKQLLLHLQEKHLLIGDVRGVGLFIGMELVKDRESREPATEEAAHLVRRLKEDRIVMSTDGPWDSVIKFKPPMCFSMEDANRVVICIDQILREMEDVQKEDCGKS; this comes from the exons ATGGatcttctgaacacaaacacTAGATTCCTTCATGATAATATAGTGCAGTATGCCGATCGACTGGCCGCCACTCTGCCGAAGAAACTTTCTGTCTTCTATTTTGTCAACTCGGG ATCAGAGGCTAACGATCTGGCCTTGAGACTGGCCCGTCAGTACACCCAACATCAGGATGTCATCGTTCTAGATCA TGCATATCATGGACATCTCACCTCGCTTATTGATATCAGCCCATACAAGTTCAGGAAACTGGAAGGCCAGAAAGAGTGGGTTCATGTG GCACCTCTCCCTGATACTTACCATGGCATCTATCGAGAAGACCATCCTGACCCTGGACAGGCTTATGCAGACACGGTCAAAAGTCTGATTGAGGAGGCGCATAAGAAAGGTCGCATG ATTTCATCTTTTTTTGCTGAGTCATTACCCAGTGTTGGAGGTCAAATCATTTTCCCAGCTGGTTATTGTAAAAGAGTAGCAGA ATATGTTCATGAAGCAGGAGGAGTTTATGTGGCAGATGAGATTCAGACAGGCTTTGGTCGTGTCGGGAGTAATTTCTGGGCATTTCAGCTTGAAGGTGAAGATTTCTGCCCTGACATTGTGACCATGGGCAAACCAATGGGCAACGGCCATCCCATTGCATGTGTGGTCACTTCAGAAGAGATCGCTGGTGCTTTTACAGCCAATGGAGTGGAGTACTTCAACACA TTTGGAGGTAACCCAGTGTCCTGCGCCATTGGTCTGGCAGTTTTAGATGTGATAGAGAAAGAAGATCTCAGAGGCAATGCTGTGCGTGTCGGAGGTCATCTTAAACAGCTGCTCCTTCATCTTCAGGAAAAACATCTACTCATCGGAGATGTGcg TGGTGTTGGGCTGTTTATAGGTATGGAGCTTGTTAAAGACAGAGAGTCCCGAGAACCAGCAACAGAAGAAGCAGCACATCTAGTCCGAAG GCTGAAAGAGGATCGTATAGTGATGAGCACAGATGGACCATGGGACAGTGTCATCAAATTCAAACCGCCAATGTGCTTCAGCATGGAGGACGCTAACAGAGTCGTTATATGCATTGACCAAATACTTAGAG AAATGGAGGATGTCCAAAAAGAGGACTGTGGAAAAAGTTGA